In Bradyrhizobium sp. 170, the DNA window GTCCGCCGCCACGAATTGCGGCAGGAAGGCCAAGAAAAACAGCGCCACCTTCGGATTGAGCACGTTGGTCAGGGCGCCCTGCCAGAACACGCGGGAAAGCGAGGCCTCGTTGCCCTCCAGGGCCGCCTCCGCCAGCGGACGCGAATGTGACAGCAGCATCTGGACGCCCGTGAACAACAGATAGGCGGCACCGGCCCATTTCAGCACCGTGAAGGCGGCAGATGACGCCATCAACAGCGCCGACAGGCCGATAGCGGCGCCGAATACATGGACCAGACAGCCACAGCAGATGCCGATCGCCGCCGCCGCACCGCCGCGCCAGCCCAACTGGATGCTGCGGCCGATAATATAGGCCGTGTCCGGCCCCGGGGTGATGTTGAGCAACAGTCCGGAGAGGATGAAAAGCCAGAGTTCGTGAATGCCGAGTGTCTCAACCATCATTTGACCGGTTCCCTGGCCCTGCCTGCCCTTAATTTCCGCATGTGCCAATTCTTGACGGTTTGCAGTACTATCATGAGCAAATCGGGCTTCCACCAGATTGCGCATATTTTATAAACATTGGAATCGTTTGAGCGACCGCGTAGTGGTTATCCGCGCATTCCGGCGCCGTTGAGGATATACTGGGGACATGGAGAGACGCCTGGCAGCCATCGTCTGCGCTGACGTCGCCGGCTATTCCCGCATGATGGGGGCCGACGAGGCGGGGACGCACGCCACGTTCAAGGCGCACAGGTCCGCGATCTATCCGATCATTCTCAATCACGGCGGCCGCCTGGTGAAGAACACCGGCGACGGCTTCCTCCTGGAATTTCCCTCTATCGTCGGCGCCATCGAGGCCGCGGTTGCGATGCAGATGGTGATGGCGGAGCGCAACGAGCACCTCCCCGCCGACCGCCTCATGCAGTTCCGCATGGGCATCCACATGGGCGACGTGATGGCCGACGAGGACGAGGTGTTCGGCGACGACGTCAACATCGCCGTCCGCCTCGAATCGGTTGCCGCCCCCGGCGGCGTGGCGGTTTCGGGCAAGGCCTGCCACGAGGCCGGCAAGCGCCTCAGCGTCGCGCTGGCCGATGCCGGCCCCCACCGGTTCAAGAACATCGACGAGCCGATCCAGGTCTGGACCTGGCAACCCGCCGGCGCCGATGCCAGCGGCCCTGCGCACAAAGCCTCGACCGAAACATCGGTCACCAATCTTCCGGCCCAGTATCGAACGGCGATCGTGGGCGTGCTGCCGTTCGCGAATCTGAGCGAGAGCGCCGACGAGTATTTTTCCGACGGACTGACCGAGGACCTGATCCACGCGCTTTCGCTGCAATCGTTCTACCGGGTGCTGAGCCGCAACTCGACATTCTCGTTCAAAGGCAAGAGCGTGAGCACGCGCCTGATCGCGCGCGAGATCGATGCGAGCTACCTGATCCAGGGCTCCGTACGCCGCGCCGCCAACAAGATTCGCGTCACCGCCGAGCTGATCGCACCCGAGACCGGCGAGCAATTATGGACCGGCCGGTTCGACCGGGACATCGGCGACCTGTTCGCGATGCAGGACGAACTCACCACCAGCCTGTCGGCGGCGATTGCGGCTGAAATCTACCGGGCGGAAGCCTCGGCCCCGCCGCGCTCGAACTCGAACGACCTCACCGCCTGGGATCGCTTCCTTAAGGGACTGTCCTACTATTATCTGCAGACGCAGGCCGATCTCGAAACCTCGATCAGCCTGTTCAAGGAAGCCATCGCGCTCGATCCGACGTTGTCGATCGCCCGTGCCTATCTCGCCACGATCCAGATCCAGGGCATCCAGTTCGGATGGATCCGGAGCACGCGCGAAATGTTTGACTACGCAATGAGTCTTGCGGAAAGCAGTGTCCGGCTCGATCCCCGTTCGTCCTTTGCGTTCCAGACCCTCGCCTATCTGAACGCGGCGGAAGGGCACCACGAGACGGCGATGGATGCCGCCAAGCGGGCGGTCGGGCTCAATCCGTACGATATGGGCGCCCGCGGCGTGCTTGGGATTTGTCATCTCGTGTCCGGCCAACACCGGCCCGCAATCGAACTGTTTACGATGGCGGCGCAGAGCGGCAACAACGATCCCCGGTATCAATGGGCGGCCGTGAACGCGTTCAGCCACTACCTGCTCGGACAATATGACGCGTCGCTGTCCTGGGCTCGGGAGCAGCTCTATACCAATCCCAATA includes these proteins:
- a CDS encoding adenylate/guanylate cyclase domain-containing protein, which gives rise to MERRLAAIVCADVAGYSRMMGADEAGTHATFKAHRSAIYPIILNHGGRLVKNTGDGFLLEFPSIVGAIEAAVAMQMVMAERNEHLPADRLMQFRMGIHMGDVMADEDEVFGDDVNIAVRLESVAAPGGVAVSGKACHEAGKRLSVALADAGPHRFKNIDEPIQVWTWQPAGADASGPAHKASTETSVTNLPAQYRTAIVGVLPFANLSESADEYFSDGLTEDLIHALSLQSFYRVLSRNSTFSFKGKSVSTRLIAREIDASYLIQGSVRRAANKIRVTAELIAPETGEQLWTGRFDRDIGDLFAMQDELTTSLSAAIAAEIYRAEASAPPRSNSNDLTAWDRFLKGLSYYYLQTQADLETSISLFKEAIALDPTLSIARAYLATIQIQGIQFGWIRSTREMFDYAMSLAESSVRLDPRSSFAFQTLAYLNAAEGHHETAMDAAKRAVGLNPYDMGARGVLGICHLVSGQHRPAIELFTMAAQSGNNDPRYQWAAVNAFSHYLLGQYDASLSWAREQLYTNPNMLQALAIRAAALAQLGRTSEAATAAEALLSNYPGLTVERHLRNFHWKMPEDLAHYRDGLVKAGIPFSRLTLVESSPRLAADS
- a CDS encoding LysE family translocator, translating into MMVETLGIHELWLFILSGLLLNITPGPDTAYIIGRSIQLGWRGGAAAAIGICCGCLVHVFGAAIGLSALLMASSAAFTVLKWAGAAYLLFTGVQMLLSHSRPLAEAALEGNEASLSRVFWQGALTNVLNPKVALFFLAFLPQFVAADSGHKTLAFLALGMIFIFNGTLWCLGVAAFAARAARRIRQSANVMAWINRVLGGLFVYLGIRVAMLEAR